A window of Bactrocera dorsalis isolate Fly_Bdor chromosome 4, ASM2337382v1, whole genome shotgun sequence genomic DNA:
GTTTTTATCTGTTATCTCAATCATACTGTCTCGGTGTACTGAAATATCCATCGTAGTAGGTCGATTGAGACTGTAGAATAACTTTCTTTGAAGGATCGCCCCTGCCATGAAAgccaataattattttaaggaGCCTAAAACTTAACATAGTATTGTTCAgtaccatatatatattttctttcaaacaaTCAGAAAAAAGATAATATACACACCAACATAAAGCCTTCCAAATTTGACAGAGAATTAACGATTGATATTAGGGAGCTTCTTCGAAAGTAAGTTATAttaatgtgaaaaattaaattttttaaatcaagaaATCTACTGTCTGTTTAGGATATTAAAGGTCAGTTTAGCCCTAATTTGGTGAGGGACATATGTTTTATGAAAGATAAGAAACAAAACCCCGAAAACCTTGGGTTCTTGAATTTTTTCACGTACATTTTGAGCCAATCTGTTTTCAATAAGACTTATAACTAGTTTTGCCGAAAAGAGGACAAGCCGCTTTTAATCCTTATAAATTCAGCTCCTTTCATTGAAATCTTGATAAAACGTGGTATTCGCGTTCCTAAGTAAAAAATTACCAGTCGTATATGGGCATAATCGGACCACTTGAGCCACTCccacaaaacaccattaatcgaAAAAGTTATAAGTGCCATAgctaagcactaaattatgatataaaacacagaggatcgcagtagcaaagaCATctgtttgcaaaaaattttgacaaaaagtgGGCTGGCCCCGatctctaattattttaatgtacaAATCTCATAAACTACCTAAGTTTTACAACAACTGAGCTGAGCGCAATACTACAAGGAACTACTACTGACAGTGtggaaatggatgaaatcgaaaGATGACCccactcactccccatataacggttctGTTCGAAACTACCTATTTCGCATAAACCGAGTAGATACCATCCTCTAATATTCCTTATGCCACAGTCTGAAAATGGGGCGAAATCGAACTACAACCCAGCCTATTTTCCATACAacacaatcttttattttgattttttcactttccagtacacaaatcaagaaaacAATTAGTATGATGACATACAACCTTGAACGAATAATGCCTTAAAAAATATGACCCCTTTCGACTAAAAATTGTCCTAATCCAagcaaaactgttcaagcccctaggtaccgaatgtGTAGACCACAGTATttaagttgacttttgaccaaaaataaaaaaggttgactttgaatttaaactttcgcgcgtcgaaggatttggagaattattttttttttagtttggtaGTACTATCAGTCTCATTTGtggtcaaatttcatgtcaaaatattcattagtgttcgtgatacgtgtcgttttgtgagctgacTAGAAGtgaagtttttcgtttttttgcgatgtcgaaatttgttgagcaaagaattttcattaaattttggtttacggaatcaattttctgctgcggatacgtttaGGATGTTgaagaaagcctttggtgatgaggctatttctaaaaaatgtttacaagttggTATAGTGAGTTTCAAGCCGGCCCATGAACGTGtccgaagacgaagagcgtccagggcgaccatcaacctcaaccgacgaagctctcacgttcaacaaatcaagagatttggtgttgaaaacccgtcaattaacaattagagaccttgctgatgaagttggcatatggAAAGGACTCAGCCAATAACATTTTGAAGGATGCTTTGTGCCTCAAGCGCGAGTCAAAATCTCGACTAGTACcgaaaacatttgaattttttggaaaaaaggcgtcgcgttgaagtgtgtgaacgATGCTTTCCCGGCGATGTGACTTGGATCTAtccttacgaccccgaaacaaccgatcaatcgagcaaaaatatcgtgccaaaagagagcctgagaccaaaaaaatcgcgccaaagtcgttTCCAAAATCaagtcatgttgactgtttttttAAACCGATTATCGTGGTTGTTGTGACTTATGAATTCCTTTCAACCGTCAAAGAGTTTTCTGtcacaaggaatattattttgaaCGATGCGTCATTTTGCGTAATCAGGCtatatccgcctaaaaaggccgaaattgtggaaagacaattcttgtttttacaccacgatatgcaccatcccatactgctcATGAAAGTGTATCTTTgtggcaaaaaattttaaaattggacAAGAACATGATCTAGCCCCCACATAATCATTATCAGGATTTTCGGACACCGGCTGATTTTACTttatatgattggtgattgtatgtaaggtaaccttaatgaaacccagcgaaaagttgtttttagtatgtggccATGATAATATTAATAGATAAACTCGGGTTGAACGCACCCCAACTcacacatactacatatgtataatgatttttgtttttctaacaaaattttatgctGAATATGTCGGTGAGTTTATGAGCCagtatatttatgcataaaattGCATGTATTTCCGATCCTCTGTTTCACATTTTACATCTTCAGGTGTTTTTCCTGGCTCTGATTGTTGcaagtttcaagagtataaatGTTGGGTAGCACCCCAACTTATTCCTcgcttatttgttttgttttaataagagcggaaaaaattaacaaaatttcacgAACCAATCACTTCCGATAGATACACTAAACTAATGGAAAGACTCGATATCGATTTAAAAAGAAGAACACACTATTAACGAATATTGTCGGTAGGCAACATGATGTGATATGTGAACACCTATACTTACTCTTAGTTTGCACATTCTATGCACATAACTGTACAGTTCTGTTTTCGACTCACATTTGCATAGCTCTCAGTGCATTTGAAACAACATGTGTTGGCAGCCGAAATAATTccaataaatacaaaagaatgctttgttctttatttacttaaaaaatgtttaatttatatttgaaagaaaagtaAACAACTTCTGGAGCGGCGAAcacatttaaaatttctaataaagTACCGTTTTATGATGAATTGAAGGTTAGTGTTGAAAAAACTTTCTTTAGCCTTGTAGACATTTCTAGTCGTGTTGGTTTTCACAATGCGGCACTTGTCGCTCATAACCTTCACGATCATTTCAATGACACTGACACACAGTTGTACACAAGCACGAACAAATAGTAAAAGTGACGAAGAAAGTGTTGCACCATGGAGTGAAGCAAATAGCGCCGAATACGACGGAGGTGGCTACGAAGGCGAAGTGGGAGACAGTGGTGAAATTATGAGTCAACGGAAAACCACAGCAAGACGCTATGCGAAAGATCTTCAAGATGCAGAATTCGAAGGTGAAATATTTGATCAACGTGAAGATGGCGAAGAAATTTAGTAACTACAAGGGTTGTGATATAGTTAAATaagatatgcaaataaataatttttttttataaaacatctaAAAAGTGTGTAAAGTTTATAGTTTGAACAATTATATTCAAGATACTGCTATTTTTGGCCTTTGTTCTGTCTATTCATCTTTAACAGAcgtatgatatacatatacttatgacTCTGCCCGAGTTCTATTTGAAGTTAAAGAAGTGTTGAACAAACCCGGCGTTCCTCTGTTGGTGGTCGTTCTTCAGTTATCCAAATTTAATCTGCCTTCACAAACTTTTTAACGGATtgggaaatttttatttcagacctTGCCTAATAAGTTTCTCCTAATTAATTCTTCTAATTTCGCTGTGTTGCCACTCTTTTATTCTTAACTCTTTTAGAACTGTAGCACACCACGTTCTCACTCTATCCCACACGTTTCGATTCAGTCATAAACCGAACTATTTTCTCTGGTGACACTCGTTCCGTTGTCAATGTCTCTAGATCGGCTCTCTCTTTTTTATACCGCTGGCAGAAAAAGAAGATATCCGGCGCGTCTTCACTGCTACTGTCACAGTAGGAACCCGAATCCGTCCCGTCGTCAAGGCTGTATTTTTAGAAATACTGGCTCACCTTGGCCAATAGCGCTCGCCTATTTTCGCTTGGTCCACCAATGTTGGCTTTTTTGATGTCTGCCTTGTAGCTAAATCTATTGCCCATCAGAACTCTTAGGTACTTCAGCGCCTTCTAGGCCATAATACTAATGCCGTCGATATTTAATTTGATGTCTTTTCCTGCTTGTGACCAGCACAGCTTCTGTTTTCTGCCCAACGAGTTGAACGTTTGTTGCTGTGTGCCCTTCTTTGATCGTTGATTGCAGAGGTTCTCAAGTTAGCCAAGTTCTTTGCCCTACAGTTATGGCAATTTCATTGGTATCATCAATATCACACTGTTGTGTCTTCCGTTTCAGCTCGAGCCTTTCCACAACGATTTTCAACAGCCTCTGACTTTCCTCATTACCAGATTCATAGAAGAACTCAGAGACATCTTCCTATTGTAGtccttttagttaaaaaaatgcgGCCAGGGATACTACCGCTTTTAAAACTGCTACCTGTAACACTGTAGAAGTAAAATTCCGACAGCGAAGTTCATTTCCACTGAGACTGAAAAAGACGAGTAGGtcaaaatgaaaacataaatgccggatatttttacaattttcgaaatACAAGTAAATACATCAACTGAAGCTTTAaagcttctttaaaaatacaaaaaaatacattcaaTGTTGCATTTTTGCTCAAGGCTTTAGCCGAATTCACGTCTGGCCTTGACCGCCAAGCTGAAAGGAATTCGCAACAATGGCAAAcagttgaaaaatataaataatcgttacaaaaacagaaaaagtaGGCAAtatttgtttggaaattttttttattttatttaggcaAGCTGGAATTGCTGCAGCTGTTGTCTAAATAACTCATGCCgacaattgtttataaaaatgcagTCTGCAGCTCCCGGCTTTGTTGATTGCTTCACTGAAGTGCCGACGCGCGGTTTCAGAATCTTATCGCCttgtgcaaaaataatttccaactCTCCGATGCGTGTACAACTTTTAGCGATTTTAGTTCTTCTTGTACTCGGCTTGATTCAAGGCTATGAACTAAGAACGACAACCGTTAGTAGCGATGTACAACCGAAATCCACACCTTCTTTCATAATATTACTACTGCGTCGCATCTTCTTTATACATTATCGAAGCATAACTTATAGTAATGGTTCAACCGAGAGATCTACGCAGGGTAAGCatgaaaaaatcatttaaaaaaatgctaatCCCTACACCATActaacgattttttaaaaaatagtgaaTATCGTGAATGTTCTGTCACCATCATCACCTGTAACGGTTGCAACCACTAATACTAGACGAAAGGATGCGAGTGCAGACGATAGTGTTGCGACTCTTGACAATCCACGTGATGATTCCTTTGCAGGCCTTCATCCGACCTATAAGTGGAAGTTCCCGAAAAAGTATGCTGGCGATTTTAAGAAAGACATGACTGTGAAAGCTAAACGTCAACGCCAAGAGAAATTATAATGTGTTATCATTATAATTTTTCGcctagtttttgtttttacatatttttgtaatgaaaatttatcttttctgacaaaatttttatcgttccatttgcttttattcaaaaatattattattaaaaggaATCGTCTTAATGAATATTACAAGAGTTTGGATTTCGAAGAAGAACTTTGTTATATTTTCCCAGTTAGAATTCCAAAAAAGGCTTTGGGTATTCCACTATTTTTATAAAGGCTAATCCTTTTCTAGGttacctacttttttaaagaaacaagtaagaaagggctaagttcgggtgtcaccgaacattttatactctcgcatgataaggtgataatcaagatttcattatccgtcatttacatattttttttattttggttcctaatgtatatacatactcgtattatacagagaaggcatagcgttatattggaagaaggcgtggttgtgaaccgatttcactcatatttcgtacatgtcatcagggtgctaagaaaatattatataccgatcCGACcgaatcggtcgagtagttcctgagatatggtttttggttcataagtgggggacgccacgcccattttcaatttttaaaaaaatcctgggtgcagcttccttctgccatttcttccgtaaaattttgtgtttctgacgttttttgttagtcggttaacgcacttttagtgatttttaacataacctttgtatgggaggtgggcgtggttattatccgatttccattccatttttgaactgtatgtggaaatgtctgaagaaaacgactctatagagtttggttgacatagctatagtagtttccgagatatgtacaaaaaaacttaatagggggcggggccacgcccacttttccaaaaaaattacgcccAAATATACTCCTCCCTAatacgatcctttgtgccaaatttcactttaatatctttatttatggcttagttatgacactttataggatttcggtttccgccattttgtgggcgtggcagtgggccgattttgcccatcttcgaacataaccttcttatggagccaagaaatacgtgtaccaagtttcatcatgatatctcaatttttactcaagttacagcttgcacggacagacggacggacagacggacggacggacggacagagagacatccggatttcaaatctactcgtcaccctgatcactttggtatacataaccctatatctgactcttttagttttaggacttacaaacaaccgttatgtgaacaaaactataatactctctttagcaactttgttgcgagagtataaaaatacagaAGAAGCTTCAAACTTAATCGggaatgtttactatcattGGATAGAAAATTCCttagcatatattttttgaagattatctattTCTAATGTTCACTGCGACTATGCCTCAGATAGTTCATTCATTGAGACATAtcgataactcgttcgagcCTTTCGAACAGAAACCGGCTAATGACACTCGTGATATTTTGCACCCAAGTCTGAAtgtccgcataaactttagactttagcCGTCACACCGAAAAAATCTGATGGTGTGTTATATTacgatcttggtagccaatcggccagtccaaaacgtgaaattatctacttgCCAAAGTGTTTTCTCAACAAATCTTTTTATTGATGGGAAGTATGCgaaatggcgccgtcttgttgacgCCAACagtcgccgagatcacaagcttcaatttcggACATCAAATCATTGTGGTGTTAGCATTGAGAGTTAACGAAAAGCGTTGACGGTTATGTTCCTActggcttcatttttgaagtaaTATCACACACCACATAAAACCATTCTTTTTCCTAGATCAAATGGCAGGTCTTGAATATTGTCAGGTTggtcttcgtcccaaatgcggcaattttgtttatttatatacccattgagccagaaatagtcCTCATCGAAAAAGatttagctcgaaaacgtcggaccttcttggaacttttcaagagcttattgagcgaagcgatgtcggcCGGAAAGGTCGATTGCTTCAATtcgtccgagttgctgcgaatggcgccgaatcgactggCGACGCTCTTCGTGCACACTCTCAGCTtctgctgctatattttctttattgcgTACTGGACGTgttctattcggtcgaatattatctaataatgagTGCTGGGACTCAAGATGGTAGATGGTGTTGCGAATCATACATTCAGTAGGCTGACTATGTTGATCATATGTTGAGCGAATTGCgcgaaacatattctttacagaacgtgaattttcgtactATTGAGTATATTTGTGAATTATTGAATAGTAAAGGGTTCTCACTCCTTCCAATACACCAAGCGCGTATAACGTCCTTTTTTATTATGATCAGTTCATCATCGAGGCTAGTCAAAAGAGGGTTTTTTTCACTTAATGTTATTTACATTCCGCTGGTAACTGGAGCTCTGAGTAGTCTGCACCGATGATCGTCATTTGTTAAGAAGATGGTGAGATGGAGTCATATTAATATGCTTTTTTGTTGGCTGTTCCGTAAGATTAGCTCTCATTTCAACAGCTATCGATGTTAAGATCTTAGTAGTATAATTAGTTGTCTTAGTATATTTGTGAAGGGCAAAGACATATCGAGGCGCTTAGACTTCGCAAAGGATATGTTTAGTTTATCGTTTGGTAGATGTAATAATCTAATTTGACGAATCAGCTGTCAGGAGCTCATCGCAATTGAAAGTATACATCTTATCTTTCTTTCCCCGCATTTGTCCGGTTGTTACTACCAAAATCATCGATTACTGATTGTTCTCTGGTGCTGCTCACCATTAGCATATACAGTTTATACCTGCGCACTATATGATTTTTAAACTGAAAAACGCAACGTCTTCTCCTCTAAGCAAATAATCTCGGTGCACAAATGTAAAATATGcggagaaaaacaaaaacaaactatcAGTTCTGTCATTCACAATAATTCATTGAAAAACATGTCGGAAAGTACCGTAAAACTGCTGACAGTAGaggctaattaaaatttatagctTTGTGGGTGTTTGCAAGTGCCAAAACAGCAAGACAACACCACATGGCACCCGCTAATGTCATAATTACGCCAGTTTTTATTGCACATTTTAATAGCACTCGCACTCGGTACTCCTGCTGTGACATAAATTCACATTTGGACGCCTAATGATGGCCGCGTCTTGTTAGCGTGCACCTGCACCTTTTGCCTCGCAAACCAAGGGCGGGTGCTGACACTTTATTTTGGCAGCAGAAATATTTTCGCTAAATCATACGATACATAaattagcaaataaatttttatttacatgcaTGCTTCGAATTTATGTGTGTTTGAAAcgtcaaatatacatatgtatatgcggaATTGCCTTGTCGTGCTTTCTACTGTTCGATAAAGTCATATTCAAAATGcggataataaaaattaattattagtaATTGCAAACTTATATCAGCTCTAAAAAAGGATTGGTTACTATATTCACAATACA
This region includes:
- the LOC115065992 gene encoding uncharacterized protein LOC115065992 translates to MQSAAPGFVDCFTEVPTRGFRILSPCAKIISNSPMRVQLLAILVLLVLGLIQGYELRTTTVSSDVQPKSTPSFIILLLRRIFFIHYRSITYSNGSTERSTQVNIVNVLSPSSPVTVATTNTRRKDASADDSVATLDNPRDDSFAGLHPTYKWKFPKKYAGDFKKDMTVKAKRQRQEKL